In the Zingiber officinale cultivar Zhangliang chromosome 5A, Zo_v1.1, whole genome shotgun sequence genome, ATTAACCCTTGAAAGGACAAAAAtgccccttccctctccttaatTCCTCTCATGCCCTAAACTATATCTGGATCAATACCCTTGGAGCTGACTATAGGGCCATTGGGGTGGTGaatcaaaaatcatgaaaaaaaaacttaagagaatTCTTATTGCTAAAATTTTAGACCACAAGCATTCGAGATAGCAAACTCATAGGGGAGCTCATGCCCACCATGCAATCAAAGCCAAGTCCCACAAAATTATCGTCACGAGATAGCGACCGATTGTGCCACCATGATTAGATAGTGATTATTCTCCTCGGATGTGtctagtgactagcgcatgagATGTTGTCTCAATGAGGTCAGGAGTTTGAATCTTGGTAAAACtgagataaatgtctcccttatgtactagtcactattccaaaggttagtagctgtccgtgatttatctcttccgtGTTAACTCTGAGACGGATTGATGGGAGCACTGGaggcgaacgtattcacctttgcCATAATGATCAAATAGTGATTATTCTCACGGCGTAATTGAGTTGGTACTTAAATGATAAATTTATATCAATGAGCAAAAATTTGAGTCAGTCAGTGGTTGTCCCATGACATACTGAGTTGGTAATTAAATGATAGACTTGTATCGATGAGCAAGAGTTTAAATCGAAACTGCGACAATCTAGTCTAATCACTTATCATTAGCTATAAAGTCAAGGCCAAGAGATAGCAACTGGCCATTGCAATCGTGACCGCTTGGCCACGAAGTTGCAACCGTGATTGTCTGGCCTCAATTTTCATGATCAATCGTGATCACTTAGCCGCCAACCAAGAGCCATCACAATTTCGTGGTATTTTAGtcaataaaaaaactaattagtTTTTTTGAGTAGTTTTTAAAATTAGATAGGTTATATAGTAAATTGCATCGTTTTCataattaacataaaaaaaaatatcttttttgtCTGTTAGTCAAGCTATTTCTAACAACAAATATGTAAGAATACAATATGTATTTATATTTGAGCATTAAAGTAAATAAGAAATAATATCATAGAATATATAATagggtaaaaaaattatttaagaattTTGTGCAAATggatgttttaattttgtttttgcaACTTAACTATAAATATTAATCAATTGATTGCTATTGGAGCAAAGTAATATTGCTATCCCAAACGTAGCCATCAGAATTCAggaattaaatagctaaagacAAGGACCTCCTCATCAAACTAATCTTCAAGAACACTCATCTATGCAACTCCTCCTACGTTTcaggatttatcttcttttacATAATCCGagaattaactaagataaataaCCACCTTTTACTACAGAAGATCACCGATCTATGCACTAGTTGcaatttcaaatattaatttacaaaacAAAAGGACTAAATGTGCTTAACAGCAATCAATAGCACTTTAAACgagattttaatatatatatatatatatatatatatatataaagccaTCAAAGAAGTGCCATTTGCGAAAAAACCATCTTAAATTTGGTTATTATTTACGCCATTAGTGCATCTTCTTGGAGAAGAGAGCCATGAGGCTAAAAAGGCCTCTGCCGGTTCGCTCACGCGCGGTCACCCCATCCTTATCGTCACCCCCGCAGTTCCGTTGCCCACCGCGGTACCCGATGCCCGTGTTCAGCATCCGCGCCCCGGCCCCGGCGTTCGCTTTCCTGCCACCGGCGGTGATCTTATCTCTCTCCCTGTGCTCGGGCCGCCGGATCTGCCAAACCGGGCTGGCCCGGCCCACCAGGACGCCTCCGGGCCGGCCCGGGCTCGCGGCCCACCTCCTTCCGCCCGGCGCCGCCGAGGCGTTGTGGTGCTTCGACGACTCCCCCCGGGAGTTGCTCCTCGAGCAAGGGGCGCTGCTCGCCCTGCGGCCGGAGGCCGACGCCGGCGGCCGGACGGCGCTCCCGGCGGATCGACTCCGCGAGAAGGGCCAGATGTTGATGTTAAGCTCGGCGACGGCGCCCCCGTCTCCGCCCTTCCGATCTTTGCGCCGCTCCTTCTCCTCGGCCggcttcttctccccgacgcggAAAATGTCCTTCCACCGCTTCGACCCCGTGGTCGGGGAGCAGGAGATGGAGGTCGTGAGCTCGGCGGTGGGAGGCGGCCGAGGAAGGGGGGAGGCCGGATCCGGCTCAGGCTTCGATTTGGGACGACCACGCGGGGCGTCGGTTTCGGAGTCGAGGTGAGGGCGAAGGGAGAGGTGGTGGAGAGGGAGGAGAACCCCGTCAGCAAAGAGCTCGTCAGCAGTGAGAAGCGGCGGCGGCGGGTCGGCTACCGCCCAGAACTCAAACTCCGGAGAGGAGGCGGAGGCGCTGCCGATTCTCCTCGGGCTTCCTTCCATCTggattgagagagagagagagagagaggagagagagaggggaTTAATGGATTTGGTTGGGAAAAGATTTAAAATACAAGGACAccgttttttatatatattttaaatacgaattttttattattttttatggagAACTTTACTGACCAATCAAGTCGAATTATTTAttcttaaattatatattataaaaatataattaatattgtTTTCTTGTTGTGATGAATAAATTAGGACTCGATATTATATTCTTTAATTAGACCATAAGcgtagaatatatatattttttgtgttattagataagttttaaagaaaatgaTAGTGAGGAGAAAAAAAGGGTCAAAAATCAACTTAgagtctttatttttttttaatatggtgTGTTTGCATTTTTTAAGACTCATCTCAGTAGTCTACACTAAAAGTAACAAagtgttagtgtgtgcacttatgtgccaagacactccttatgtattttgttgataattatttaataaaggtaagaatttatcattaattatttacttttctgtacgtatatgattaatgataaagtcccacagattaatgggtatattaatctgaaaatagtccttgatcagatagatatctagaggggacatggatatctagatcaacgctgagtatgactaggtcgagatagaccggagggatggatatccaagttgtactcgggggtgccttgagtttagaggtacactggacacgacccgcttaaaaggagaccacatattaagcatcattggtctttccttttatgaacgagtgtaactgatcttttgacttgagaccttcatttattctatgcgtggagttatgtgctttgacgtcGTTAAAatcagtctttaatcggattatgattaatacggtagttgggtgtatgacaaagcgtagagagaatagtgttgagtcaatagaggattcatcgctctcttggattaggagttaacatcctggccgcttgatagagatattagtgactcaaaattcatggccatgggaggaatgatttatcattcaagaggagtctattatatcttggaaatcaagtaaaacaattaatttagtaatgatgcataatgtatcgaataaattgggatgtaggctttagatgaagagattgaattacacagtaatcggttcatagtggtttacagtttatgactgatattaattttatcacgttgggtggctaaaaactgttgctagacggttaccttagtctgtgtatggatttacactgccttcgtgtataaaacctagagggtcgcacacatagcacgtagacatgaacaatggtatcggaagctagtcgagattgagatcaaatatggatttatttgatacaaagaagagagaattcgaatagccataatcatgatgattaatggagaattcgaatagtcatcataatgataattaatggagaatttgaagagtcatcataatgaagatcataaatgaagaatttatggagcctataactcttcatcttccttattaaggaagatcataaatgatgaattaattgaaagcttaactctttgtattccttggaagctataaatagccatcctcggaaaATTTCAAGGTAAGGATTTCATTCCCTCCatttctccttcgtcaacttcgtCCTCCACCGGAAGAGATCAGTAGTGCTTCCAAaactttgtcgatccaagtggctagcacctaacggatcgtatcaagttcgtgatctagtgcgcatggataccgctagaggagtcacacgtggggctcttatctgtctatctgtctgtgatatcatttacacctatcgaggactcgaggtatgtttttatattacttttgtgcaaaactatatgtaccacgaaaagaTCCATGAtcaatatatgtcttccgctgcgctcTGAACCCAACACAAAGTTGCCTCAGCTTTCATCAGACATAGTAACATAGTTATAGTAAATCATTCTCTTAGGACGATATACTGATTAACACGTAAAATATTATCATTCGTAAAATATTATCATTCTGAAATTTGAGATTTGATCTCAATAAAATTAAGATAAATATCTTTCTTATGTAgtagtcattattccaaataCTAATAATCACCTGTGATTTATCTTCTTGGTGTTGACCTTGAGACGAGTTGACGGGGGCGCTGAGGATGAGTATATTATAAATCGTAATTGTTACAATATGAATGATAAGTAAACAAATAGAATTTATATGATAATAAAATTCATATGGTAACAATTCGTATTATTGTAATATTTATGAATTATAGTtactataatatatatttttttaaataggtAGTATATATTATAGTAGTTGTAAAATTGTAACAACTATTCAAACGATTTAGGATTTAATATGTATAACGAGATATAATAATATTGAATAATATATTTGAAGGTAACTatattaaaattgaaaatgagctcaataataataataataataataataataataataataataataataataataataataatagctcCTTTTGATTAttgtagaaaaaaatattttttcaaaaaataaaaggtaAAGAGAGGGAAGGTGTGAAATTATAATTGCTATAATTTGAATGTCAGGTGaatattataacaattatgaaTTTATAGCTTAGTGTAAATGTTAAGTGAGAAAGTTAAATTTGTGTTGTAGTAATTATGAACTGTAATTGTTATAATGTGAATGATAGATAAATAGGTAAACTTTTTGTTGTAATAGTTACATACTATaactattgatcctgtccgaacctgggtcaatggacgctggggatgtggcgctccctgctggatcctcgagtgctccggcgaacctgcaacaaaaccgagccggggggggggggggggtcccggcgacggtcctccgacgctcaagtcaggcgaaggaataagaaagcggCTGAGAAAATGGAGACCTGTGTACCttcggttgaagaaatggaggccttatatagacctctcgaaggagtctgggcacaccaatcgaagcgatcacctgctttcgaccatgcctaggtgtgggcctgtcagaagggcatccataagaccatactgctactgtatcaacctgtccgtgacgtgatggtggggcctttaatagtgccatcttgcgtacagtctaatcatcatgcctttgctgacatatcatatcccgagccgagcgaataggccgctcggctaaccactattccctcgccacgattccggccgagcggacacctccactcggccattctgtccacggccgagcggacacctccgctcggccacttggCTCCggttctgctttggcgtcggaaacccaaacctttgactgggtaatctctggttccgctcggacgggacccatctgtgggtcccccattcttaccgcaggatcacttgcctccccttcaagtctagtcgaaggaggcagtgagtccgactgactggactatgtgtccgagcgggcggtcgtcgccttatcgaTGCTGCTGACATCCCGTGAGCCGCTAggccctcatgccaaatttagccgctcggctcttcgctttATATGCCTTGGCGCCCAACGTGGCTGTTTTcttgtctaaatcctcttgaaaatcgtgccaatctttttcattaagccgaagcatgcgcggtatgggcgcattaattgtgctcggtgacagagcgccacgtggctcgtcTCTATTGGCGGTGACgttccgtacgatgggacgccctttgttttgaaatgaacggctagatgatgagctcgtctcttgtgccctacatccgacggtggaggccgatcgacttcggccgtataaagcctcagtCCTCCTCTGCCGCACCTTTGCTTGTGCTTTGTCCTTCTAACTCTTCTACTGCTacggcctccggcgatccagttccTGTTTCTCGGCGgctacctgttggttgctactcggaaaacctagaggttccactgtataaaaattttgtacaaatgtctgaacattttcctagctaccatgtgttcttttaaattaaattttggatcgcctgcggaacttaacacgtttgatccaaaacttaatctatttgttcttttaggttttgacttggatctcctgcaaaacttaacacgttcaacccaagtcaccttaagttattaattccattaaatattaatttccataattggttcccagtactgacgtggcgaggcacatggccttcttggatatgggagcaaccaccaccgactagacaaaaccttttacagaaagctaatatttaatttcctaaaataactttaggttaaccgaaaagaacaatcaaatcacaaggaaaagcaaaacaaaagaacactatatcgaaaacaaattcgaaacactaaaatcgtatgcttcttgtatttggtattatttccaaaaataactagtatgatgcggaaaggaaaaatactagttataccttttagaaatacctcttgatcttctatcgtattactcttctaacctcggacgttgtgtgggcaacgatcttccgagatgagaaccaccaagcaccttcttcttccttgcaagtttcggccatcaaaacttcttctaggatgaagaggttcggccaccaccaccatgctccaagggatgctagaaacaaagctttctttctcttcttcttcttcttcttctctaaacttgatccggccactataTGAGTCTCcccaagaaggatgaggttcggccatcaaaagagaagaaaagaggagaggatggccggccacaccaaggaggaaaaagagagaggaaaataatagagttgttctccatgaaggcacctctaccctctcttttataatccttggccttggcaaataaggaaatttaaataaaaatttccttaattcttttgccattgataaggaaaatttatttaataaaaaataatttttttctcatcatcaatgcggccggccactttaaaccaagcaaaggaattttaattcaatcaagaattaaaactttcctaatttgtttccggaaattttataaaaaatttctctaataatttttcccttcatgatggtcaataaaaaggaaattttataaattaaaatatttcttttaaacatgtggattaaaaagaaagttatctttaaaaaataaaatctcttccaatctacaaataaggaaagatatctaatcttttcttaatctttgtagaagctttataaaagagatatttaatttttaaactctcttttaaatcatgaacatgattaaaaggaaagtttttaccaaaattaaaatcaaccttttaatctacaaataaggaaagagatttaactcttctcttaatcttttgtagaatcttataaaaggaaagatttaaaattttaaactctcttttaaatcatgttatccacataagaaaattttaaaaaataaaattcctttttattttaatagggccggccacctaagcttgagttcaagctagggccggccacatgaattcacccatgaaccaaaacatggccggccctagcttggtctccaagctagcttggccgaccctctataggatgggtaagaaggtgggtataagtgggtatagtactctataattaagaggctacgatagggaccgagaggaggaattggttttggtctcccgataaaattaagcatcccgtgttcgccccgaacacacaacttaattttatcaataataattcattccactagagaattattattgaactaccgcaccaatcccaaattacattttgggctccttcttattatgagtgtgttagtcttcctgtgtttaagataacaaatgcccactaattaagtaagttactgacaactcacttaattaatatctagctccaagagtagtaccactcaacttcatcatcatgtcggactaagtccacctgtagggtttaacatgacaatccttatgagctcctcttggggacattctcaacctagattactaggacacagtttccttctataattaacaacacacactataagtgatatcatttcccaacttatcgggcttattgattcatcgaactaaatctcacccattgataaattaaagaaataaatatcaaatatatgtgcttgttattatattaggattaagagcacacacttccataataactgagatctttgttccttcataaagtcagtataaaaggaacgacctcaaatggtcctactcaatacactctaagtgtactagtgtaattatatagttaagataaactaatacctaattacactacgaccttccaatggtttgctcctttccatcttggtcgtgagctactgtttataatttataaggaaccaataacatgatcttctgtgtgtgacaccacacaccatgttatctacaatataaattaattgagcaactacatttatcataaatgtagacatttgaccaatgtgattcttatttctagataaatatttataccaaaagctaggcttttagtatacactctaacaatctcccacttatactaaaagactaagttgtcatatctgctgccatacatctgattcccatacctttcaaaaagctcttgccttaagaaccttaggttatcatatgatgcaatctaggcggcaacaacttctcctcgttatacaatttctcgtattgggtagtacttgcgctctattgtgtttacttgccttatagactcatggtttcttcgagtttgttactgcaccatcattattacaataaattgtaataatatttggacaaactagaaatcatatctaagtctatcttgaggtaattaagtcattcagcttttatggctacctcagaggcttgccatatactcagcttctatggtggagtccagaaaaacacctatgcttatcactcttccatagttatgacttttcctcctaaagtaaacacaaaaccccgaggtcgacttattattgtccctatccaattggaagtcaaaatccgtgtaacccacagggaccaaattaactgccttgtaagctagcatataatctctagcgcctctaaggtactttaatatatgttttactgcagtccaatgtccttgtctagggttaatttgatatctgctaactatgcccttggcaaaacagatttctgatctcgtgcatagcatacattaggcttccgacggccaaagcataaagaactgcctttatttcctttatctcctttgatgtctacggagacatctctttagataaagttactccatgctaaaaaggtaagaaacctttcttggagttttgcatgtttaaaacgagcaaggattttttttcgatgtataaagcttgagataagtaaaatattcttttcttgcgatcccttattactttgatctcaagaatatatacattctcccaagtcctttatatcgaattgtttggataaccatacccttacttctgacaacattttgatattgtttccaactaccaaaaatgttatctacgtatagtacaagaaataccaccacgtttccatcacaccttttatatacacaagacatatccggttactaaataaatccataggtttggattacttttgataaaccggatgttccaagaccttgaagctttgcctcaatccatagactgattgagcttgcacacaagatgctcttagccctttgcaatgaatccttctgattactttatatggatgctttcttcaagacttccattaaagaatgctgtcttgacatccacttgctaaatagataaaagaatccggatagacttaagcatgactaccagtgaaaaagtttcctttttcatcaagccttactttgaaagttactaccttcctttctatccctcttttcctattatagacctttttacacccaaaggcttttataccatttggtggttctacaagcttccagattttattagaatacatatattctaattctgttattcattactctttgccaagatgttgcatctttatcttggagtgtttcgtcatatgtccggagatcaggttcatgtcctccagggatcgagtccaaaaactctcccaaaacatgaatctttttaggttgcctaacaaccctcccactacgacaaggcactttctgcaattgtgtattatttgtgatacgtgttgcagtttccttgtggtatctcatcttgtacagttggtactagattagacatgccttttattatttccttaagaacaaattttcttatgggcacatggtttattacatagtccttttctaaaaatcggtcattgatgctaacaatgaccttctgattttta is a window encoding:
- the LOC121980119 gene encoding translation initiation factor IF-2-like, whose protein sequence is MEGSPRRIGSASASSPEFEFWAVADPPPPLLTADELFADGVLLPLHHLSLRPHLDSETDAPRGRPKSKPEPDPASPLPRPPPTAELTTSISCSPTTGSKRWKDIFRVGEKKPAEEKERRKDRKGGDGGAVAELNINIWPFSRSRSAGSAVRPPASASGRRASSAPCSRSNSRGESSKHHNASAAPGGRRWAASPGRPGGVLVGRASPVWQIRRPEHRERDKITAGGRKANAGAGARMLNTGIGYRGGQRNCGGDDKDGVTARERTGRGLFSLMALFSKKMH